Genomic window (Gelria sp. Kuro-4):
CAAGTAGGGTTTTCCCCTCAAGCTCTTTGTTCTTAGCAGTGTGGGTTATGAGGACGCTATCCCATCCCTTCACCTGCTTCATGAAGTTTTGCCAGTCGGTCCTCTCTTCAATGAATTGCCTGATCTCTACGCGTTGTTCTTTGCTCTTCAGCCTTTCAATAAGCTTCTCTTCGCCGCCATCATGAACCCAAGGCGGAAGTAAGGCGGCCAAGAACGAGCTTCCAGCAGTGTACGGGTAAGCATCAGCGGTTACATCGAGCCCGTCTTCCCGAGCCTGTTCGATTTTTCTCAGGGTTTCCGCCGACCTACCCCAATTCCTTATCCCTGCCACTTTGTGGTGGGAGATGTGGACAGGAATGCCCGCTTCTTTACCCACACGAAATGCTTCGTCCATGGCCTCGAGGATTCTATCGCCCTCATCCCGCATATGGGTTACATAGATTCCACTGTATTCCGCCACGACCTTGCCTAACTCGATGATTTCTCGTGTGGTGGCGAAAACACCTGGGGGATAAATCAGACCTGTTGAGAACCCGTAGGCACCTTCGGCCAAGCATTGAGCCAGCAGGTCTTTCATTTTTTCTAATTCAGCTGGCGCCGGCTCCCTATTCTCCATACCCATTACGGCAATTCTGATGCTACCGTGTCCCACCAAATAGGCGAAATTGATTCCCAACGCAATTGAAGAAAGCCTTTGTATAAACTGACCGAATGTGTTCCAGTCGAATTCAACCTTATTAACTAGTGTCGAAAGATATCTTTTCAGTATGTTGGTGGTGGCAAAATTTACCGGAAAGGGACTTGTACCGCAATTACCCGAGACCACCGTCGTGACGCCCTGAAGGAGTTTCGGCTTGTTGAATGGATCGTAAAAAGGCACGCAGTCATCATGACCGTGCATGTCTATGAAACCCGGAGACACCATTAGTCCTGACGCATCAATGACGTTGGCGGCACAGCCAGCGTCAATGTTTTGGCCCACCTGAACAATCTTACCATCTGCGATACCTACATCTGCCTCGAACCAAGGGTTTCCAGAACCATCAACGACCTTGCCGTTCTTAATGACTAGGTTCAATGACACACAAAATCCTCCCCTCAAATAATAAAGTCAGGCCCCCGGTGAGGATTCCTCGATAACCGTATTCGCTGGCCGGCAGGGAAATCCTGCTGGAGGGCTCAAACATGTTGGTACTCCTTCCTATCAAGGACTGGCACGCCCAACGGCCGATCCAACTGTTACCGACGCCATCCTGGATCGTCTCGTTCACAACACCTACAAGACCTTTCTAAAGAGGGAGTCCATGCAAAGGTACCGGCCCCTGGGCCAGGCGCGCGCGTACAGCTTGAATGCGGGCGGCCACGGTTTCCCGTACGGGCTTGGCCTGGCCGGCCGCCCGCGGTTTGCGCTCCAGCACGGCGATGTAGTGGCTCAAGTTGTAGAGAGTCCGCCCCGCTTCAAAGGAGCGCCGGTGCTGGGCCACCTTTCCCCCGCGCCCAGACCTCCACGCGGAAGGGATAGGCCTTCACCGTCACCCACTGGCCAACCCAGCGGCTCGGAACACTGTAGTGGTTGTTGTCCAGCCGGACCAGAGCTTCCGGCCGTACGCGGCAGGTCTGCACCCGGCAGGTTTCCGAGGGCTTGGCAGGCAGGGGCAGAAGGCAGGGACGCTCTTGTTCGTAGGCGGCTGCGACTGTTTGTCTGCGCCCTCCTGGGGTGTGCTGACGATAATCCTGGCACCGCTGCCAGAGCAGGTCGTTCAGCTGTTCCCAGTCGTCCGCGTGCGGGACGGGGGTCAGGATATTGCGCCGCACCCAGCCTACAAGCCCTTCGACCAGGCCTTTCTCGTGGCCCTGGCCTGGATTGCAGAACTCACTAGTGAAGGCGTAGTGTGCTTCGAGGAGCTGGAACCCGCAGCGGGATGCAGGGGCCACAAACGGCAGACCGCTATGGCAAAGCCGGGCGCAGAAGAAGTGAACTTTGACCGGTTTCCCGGCCAAGAAGACGAGACGACGGCTTGTCCCCAATCGGCCCGCATGGCATCCCCGGGATCCCAGGCCAGCGGGATGAAGACCTCCTTCCCTTCGGGCCGGAGCTCTCGTACCAAGCGCGCCACTGCTTCATAGCTGCCGGAGAAGGCGTGCTCTGCACGCAGGCATTCGTAGATGCGCCATGCGGTGTGCCGCTGTTTGGTGGCTCCGCGGACTGGCTCGTTTGCTCATCCTCCTCCAGGTAGCCTTGAATCCACTCCTTGACTTCATCGGTGATCACCGGCCTGGTGCGCCTGCGCGGCTTGGGGACCGGAAGTTGAGCCCCAGCGCAGTACTTGCGCACTGTGTTGCGGGAGATCCCCAGCTCCCGAGCTATGGCCCGCTGCGACAGGCCTTGAACTGCAAACAGGTATCTGATACGCTGGCGTTGACAACGCAACTGCGGTCCTTTTTGGTTCACTTTTATCGTGTACAGAACTCATACGCTTCGTTCTTGCTCAGGAACGCCCGCGTTATGACATATGTACCTGCCACCAGGGGCACTCCGAGCTTGACCCAGGGGAAGTGCGCCGCGGTGGCGATTTAGGCAGGCGGTTAGGAATGCAACTATCAGGAAACGGACGATTGTGCTGGTGATTGCTCACTAACCCCGCAACAGACAAACATTCCTCAATTACTGTTCTCTATGTTAATGAGCTACCAATTCGTCCAGCACCTTAACGAACTGGCTGATGAACACTGTTTCTGGTTCCCGGTCAGCGAAATCCTCCCATACTCCCGCTAGCTGACCACTTTCCAGAGAATCTATGGGGCAGTTGTCGCGCACGAACTGTGCGTCCAGCGTCTGTCCTAAACTGGAAGCCTTCTCTCTCAGGAATGCGAACACATCGTCGGCGAATTCCTTAGTCGCCCTTTTCAACATCTCGACGCCAGGCTGACCAAACCGCCCTCGGGTAGCATTGAAGACAGAGTAGTACAGTCTAGCGCACAGCGCCCCAAAACCACTTCGGTGGTCGGGCACAAGGTAATCGTGACGGTGTGATGACAAGTTCGCGTCATCACCTTCTGCAAACGAAGCCCTCCTTTCTTCCTCGTCCATGTTAGCTGGCCTCAAATAAACCGAGAACCTACAGTGGTCATCCCCATCTTGTGTCAAGGTCTGTGACAGGTTCACCTGCGCTCTGGGAGCATATGCTTGAAACATGGCATGGTGGAATTCCTCGCAGTAGATCCGCCCCAGGCTCTTTCCTCCATCCATCTGACTCCAGAGGTCGGCTATCGGACACACAAGTGTCTCCGAAAGTCTCTGCTGCGGAGTTAGACTTATCTTGTTCCTTCTGAACCTGGGGTCGTTAGGTAGGTCGTAGTAGGTGAACAAGTTATATAGATTGAGCTTTAACCCAGCTCTACAATGCTTCTCCCTTAAGGCTTTTCCTCTAATAATCCCATAATCCCTGATAGCTTTACGTAGTACTATCTCTCCATCCAGGGCGTATTCTCCTACCAACCCTCTGGCCAGGTGATAGTATAGCTTTGACCAGATGTCTTGATAGTTCATCGTGCGTAGAGCCTCACAGTAATCCACGCCTCACACACTCCTTGTTGGTCTGAATTATCGGGCTTGTGTACGCTGGCTTGTCCCCAAACTACCGTAGGTCCTAACCGGTTACTTCTTGGCGTAATTCTGACGCCATTCCTTCGTTGCAAACACCCACCCCATCCAAATCGAAAATGCGACTAGAGCTGCAGCGTGGACATAGATTACGGCATCCATCGTCTTCCCTCCTTAAGAAGTGGCTCGGATCGGTTGTGTCTTGCGCATTACAGCCTGAACCATCACAAATACGATCAAGCTTAACAACACCCCTATCACTATGGGAGATTGACCGAGGATGGTCCTGTTGGCTAGTTTCAAGTACACACCGCTTCCTCCACCCACTATCATTGAGGCAAGGGAGGCTGTTTCAGACTTAGGACCACGTGTGAAAAGTGCAGCCATCATAGGCACGAAACACCCTCCAACATATGCCGTTGACGCCAGCGTCCACACGCCCATTATCGACTGCACTGTTAGAGCCAGTGTAAGGCCCAGCAGTCCCTGGACAAGGACACTCCACTTAGTTACTCGCACCATGTCATTGTCAGCTGCCTTTGGGTTAATGAACTTCTTATACACATCTTCGCTGAAGTTGGTCGCCCCGACGAGCATGTAGGAATCTGCAGTGGACATTATTGCCGCTGCCAAAGCAGCAAATATGAGACCACGAACGCCTGTGGGCAGAGTGCTGAGTATAAGCGCCGGAAAGATCTCATCGCCTGTTGCGCCAGTGACTAGCACTCGAGCAGTAAATCCGCAAATGAAAATCATGGTGAACATGAGGTGCCATGGTATAATAGCCAGGAGATAACCAGTCCGGGCAACGTTCTTGTCTTTAGCAGCGTAGAACCGCTGATACCTGTTGCCGTCGATCAGTCCAGGTAAAGACAAAGCAAACGCTAGCTCAACAATGGCCTTACCACTCGTCTTTACGCTGAAGTAATCGGCAGGTACGGAGTTGACAATACCAGACCATCCACCGACTTTGTCTAGTGCCAGAACTGTGCATACGGCCAACCCAATTCCTAAGATGATAAATTGCATAAAGTCAGTCATAGCAACGCCCCACATACCACTTGCATACGTATAGGCAATAATGATGCCCATTGCAAGTATGGCACCATAAGCAATAGGCCAGCCGGTTATCATACGAATCAATGTTCCCAAAGCAAGAGCCTGTAGGGCAGGACCTGTGCCAAGCATGTAAATCATGCTCTCGATTCCACCGATCAGCTGGGCCCATCTTCCATACGTCCTTCCAAGAACATCCGGTGCCGTATAGCCGGCGAACTCCCTGAGACGTTCTGCGAGGCTTAGAGCTATGATTACCTGGAGCACGTAGAAAAGCAGGATCGACGGGACGAGTAGCAAGCCACCCTTGTATATTGTCCCGACGTATCCCATGGTGGTACCACCCCCGACTGACGTGGCTACCATTGTAGCAATATACACCGACAGTCCCAAGGATCTGTCCGCTACCATGAACTCGTCTGCGCTTGTGGCTCGTTTCGAAAAATACCATCCGATTAGCAGGTTGCTCATTAGATAAACATAGAAGATGGCAGAATCAACGATAGTCATCTCGGTGGCTAACCTCCTTCCAAATGAACTGGTCTAAGATGCGTCTGTAGATTGCGAGAGAATCAAGCTGGACGTATTCATCGTCTCCGTGGTGGTTTGCCCCAACGGGGCCAAATTCGACAGCAGGGATACCCCTGGCAGTGAAGAAGCGGGTGTCAGCGGAGCCATGCTGCGAAACGAATGTGGGATTCGATCCACAAATGTCATACACGCATTGCGCCAGTGTTGTCACATGAGGATTATCCTTTGACACGGACACAGGTATCCCCACATTGATTACACGAACCACGGCACCTTGGGCAGCTGAGTTGATCTGCCTCACGATTTCATCACAGGACTGGCAGGGTAGATACCGGATGTCTACAGTCAGCATGCACCTATCCGGTACCCTGTTAATGGCGTCTCCGCCCTCGATTCTTGCTAGATTGAGAGATGGACCTGGATAGCTCTGCGTGCGCTCTTTCATGAACGGCGATTGACGAATACGTTCGTAGGTTTCGAAGGCAGCCTCAATAGCGTTTTCCCCTTCCCATGGCTTGCTGCCATGGGCCGACTTGCCCCTAAGCACTATCTCTACCTGCAACACACCTTTTGCCTCCACGGCAATACCGAGATCAGTCGGTTCTCCACAGATAGCAAATTCCGCCCCGTAACCTTTGTCAAGCAAGTACTGTGTACCGATCTCACCAGCAGTCTCTTCGCTTGGTACAAGCATCAGTCCTACTCCTCGTCCCCGGCCACTTCCTGCCCAATCGGCCAAGCATCGCATCATGGTAGCAGCCGCCCCAAGCATGTCATATGACCCTCGGGCAAATAATCTGCCGTCTTTCTCCAATGGTTCGAATTGCTCCGGTTTGGCTGGTACCACGTCAAGGTGGCCGTTGAGCATCACAACAGGTTCTTTCGAGCTCCCCTGGTTTCCGGCGAAACCCACAAGCATAGGCAGGCCGCAATTCGTTTCCCGGTAGACTCTCACCCCCTTGGCTCTCAGCCAGGATTCCGCAAGGCCGATAGCGTTAATTACTCCTTCTTCATTATCTGTTCTTGCACGTATGAACGCCTTTGTGAGCTCTAATGTATCCTCCACTGCTATCACCGCGCAATAGTGAGGTTGTCATAGCTCCCATGCAACTTCTATACCAGGATACGCGTTTAGCCACACAACGAGTTCTCGCAGGCCCAGTGACTCATTGGGTTATAACGGGACGACAATATGGGTGTTACTGGTGATAATGGGGCAAATGGGGACAGACGGATTCGACAAGATGGACCCCCTTCGCGGTAATCCGTATGCCAGCACGCCCCTTCTGCACCTGCACGTAGTCTGCAAGGCTCAATTCTTTTATGCAGGTACGAACCCGAGCTTCAGTAATAGGAATGCCATCTGCTTGCATTGCTGCTGCTATTGACCGCCTACCAACGCTTTTTCCCTGCTGGGCCATCTGGTATGCTTTAGTAAGAACGGAAAGAACATCAGGCTCAATGCTCGCGTTTTGACCAGATTGGTCATTGGAGCAGGAATCCGACATGCCGGATTTAGCTATGTAGTCGGGTACGTCTTCAACGGTCAAATCAGCATCGGTCATCGACATCATATACTCAATGCAGTTCTCCAGTTCCCTGATGTTACCTGGCCACCTGTACCGTTTGAACAGGTCTAGCACCATCGGAGACACCTGACGCTCGTCTCCCTTGCGCTTCATAATGTGGGAAACAAGCGCGGGGATGTCATCGATACGCTGTGCCAGGGTGGGGAGAGTCAACGGCAGCACGTTGATTCGATAGTAAAGGTCTTTGCGGAACAGCCCTTGCTGCACCATCTCCAGGAGATTCTTGTTGGTCGCACATATGATCCTGACATCCACCGGAACCAAGCCTATTCCGCCGACCCTCATCGCTTCCTTTTCTTGTAAAACACGCAGCAACTTGGCTTGTAGACAAGGTGAGATGTCACCTATCTCGTCAAGAAACACCGTCCCGCAATGCGCCTGCTCGAATAGGCCAGGCTTGCCCCCCTTCTTTGCACCGGTGAAAGCGCCCTCATCATAGCCAAACAACTCGCTTTCGAGCAAACTGTCAGGCAGTGCGGCACAGTTTATCGCAACGAACGGATAGCGTGCCCTCGCGGACGCATTGTGAATCGCTTGCGCGAACAATTCTTTGCCCGTACCGCTCTCCCCGCATATCAGCACCGCTCCGTCCGCACGGGCAATGCTCTTGGCCATCGTTACGCATTTTCGGATGGCGTCGCTGTTACCAACTATGTCCTCAAAAGAATATTTCGCAATATATCCCGTCCTGCGGAGCGCACGGCGTACCTTGGCATCGAGTTCCTGTATTTCTTCAGTTTTCCTTAATGTGATAACGCCGGTGGTTTTCTTACCGTCCTGCTCGACCCATGCTTTGTTGACGACGAATGCGTTCCGCCCCAGGCTGTACACCTCGTCCAGCACATGGTCCCTGGTTCTCAGTGGGAATATAGGTACCACTTCCCAAAGCGTTTTGCCAACTGATTGCCACGCCTCTTTCTTCAGCAGTTTCTCAGAAGCTTTATTAAAAAGCTTGATCCTCTCATTCTCATCAAATGTGATGATACCTTCTTGCACCAAGTCAAGGACTAGTTCTAACTCCTTTCTCGTCGCGACAAGGCGGTCAAGTATCGCTAGCAACCCTGGGTTCCTGGGTACAGTTTCCTGGTAGTGTTTAGCTATAGTACGGCTAAGATCGAGGTCAAGGATTTGGAGCCGAGTAGCAATGTCTAGAAGGGTACTCGCGTCAATAACTCTGTCCCCGATGTTTACTACTTTGGAGACAATGCTCGGTACGCATTGCATTTCATTAGGGGTGATAGCAATGCCAAGGTTAGGAACCGGGCTGCCTGGATACACTGCAGTCAGCTGGATGTGGCGTGCCCCGAGTTCATAAAGCAAAGCCACAGTCTCAACGGCAGCTTCCTGCTCGTTGTTTACCAGCATCGCCCTAGTCCTTGATGGCAGATTGATCACCTGTTCCCACCCCTGACGCTGCAGAGTGCGGCGAATTGCAAGGATGGGAGTCCCCCGGTCTGCTACTCTAGCAACTTCCCCAACCCACCTTTCACCAGGCACGAGAATGAGATCCCCCTTAATAGGGCAGCAGACGTCTGATACCAGTGGGTGCACTTCGAATTCTACGCGATTCCCCAGGAAAGCTTCAAGCTGAGTTCTCAGTACCTCACCTACCCTCAGTGTGTACGTGGCAATACATATCTTTGGACGATCGGCAATCTCCACTGTTTTTCCCTTTTTCATTCCAGACCCCCCAAGTTTCTCACCAGTTCTCTACGGCACAGCGCTAGGCCCAAAACCGCTCCGCCACAACTACCCGCGAAAACAATGGGAAGAGCAGTGATCTAAGAGTCTGGCCACACGCAAAAGTAGCTTGTTAACAACATAACAAAAGGAACTGGGAACGTTCAGACAAAGGCCAGCTAGAAAGGAACCTGGTTGGATCGTTTGCTAATGATCCCAGCCAGCCGCAATGCTGACCACGAAAAAGGAAGCAATCATCGCTAATCCCACAAGCGCCCCCATTCTTTTATCGGTGAAAGTCGCTTTTGTTTCCTTCACACTCACCAGCGCCAGGCTGCCTTCAAGCACACATTAAGGAAATAAACGGGATGTAACCCGTCCCTTTCTCGCCTAGGGATTGATTAAAAAGACTTGTGCGACATTGTTAATACATGATAGGGTGAACACCATCCAGTCGTTGTACCCTTTGTTCTTGCTCAGGAACGCCCGCGCTATGGCATATGTACCTGCGACCTCGGGGCACTCCGAGCTTGATCCAGTGGGAATACGCCGCAGTGGCGATGTGGGTAACCAGCGGATTGCCCTTGACCAGTCTATGCCGTAATCCGAACACGGTGGAGTAGTAATCCGCCACATTAGCAAGCAGCATTATCTTCACCGCCTGCGTCAGCTGCTTTTGTCTTGTGCTCATACCCAACCCTATGCTGTTCTGGCTTCCATGCGGCTAAAGAGTTCACGCCGGAATCGCCTTTCTCCTTCTTCGGAAGCAACAAAAAGCCGGATGCGTTCTACACCCGGCCCAATGTACCCAAAGGATTTGCACTCACATTTCAGCCCACCCATATGGCAAATCCCTTGAAAAAACGAACGCCTTACTCACACCACTGGTACAGGTAATCATCCATACATCCAAGTGCTTTCGCAAAGGCTTTTGCCTGTATATCTCCCACTCTCTCAGGTTTTTCAGATTCACGCCGAGGATTTGGGCAAATTCCACCTTCATCAGTCCCCTGCACAAGCGCGCCTTTCTTATCCGCTGGCCCAAGGTCTCCTCTGCCGATTCTCCAAAGCAGCCAAGATAAGCTATAGATACCAGAAGGCCCTGCAGTACCACGTCCTGGACCAGGCGATTGAAACCAAGGGGGAGCGGCAGGGGAAAGCCTCCGTTAAGGCACATTGTGCCCGAGAGCAACACACCGGCCATCTTCTCCCACCGACGATCATCATGGCCCCCACCTTCCCTTCACTTTTGTCTACTGCCGAATTAATACCCTCGTAGGGTGACCAACATCCAACCGTTGTAGCATTGCTCCTGGAAAAAGCCGCTCTAGGCCCTATGTACACGCTGTATACCTTCTGTCTGCCGTTATTTCGCATAACATAGGGCATTTCAGGCGCCGTGCAGGCCTTCAGCCCGCACGGCGCCTGGTTTTTTGTCTTGAGACCAGAGGAAATAGCCTGTCCTTCATCCGGGAGTGACTCCCCTAGCAACGTCTAGACTTCGGAATTGAGATTCTGATGCACCTTCGTTCTCTCAAGCGCTCGCGGGCAGAAGTATCCCTCTATGACCCCATTGGCGTGGATAAGGAAGGGAATGAAGTCGTGCTTTTGGACGTGCTCGGTACCAGCGCGGACGTGGTGGCCGACCTCATTGAGAGCCGGTTTGAAAAAGAAAAGCTCTACGAGAAGATCCGCCGCCTGGGTCGGCGGGAACGCAAGGTCCTGGAGCTCCGTTACGGCCTTCCTTGCGGCGGCAAGAAAACGCAGCGGGAAATCGCCCGCCTTCTAGGGATCTCCCGCTCCTACGTCTCTCGCATTGAAAAGCGCGCTCTGGCCAAGCTCTGCGGCGAACTTTTGCGCGAGGAAACGTACCCCTCTCCTTCCAGGAATGCAGTCAAGGGGCGCTGATCCCTGGCGAGCCGTGGAAATCAAATGCATCTTCCTCCACCAGTCGCTCAGGCTCCTACCGGAATGTCGGCCCCTGCAAGTCCCCATGCAGCCTTTGCCTTTCCAGCGTTCATGGTGACAAGAAGCAAAGCGAGGCTGATTATAGTAGAGCCCAAGGTAGTAGGACCAAGAAACACACGTCTTCCTGGAGGCAGAGGCATCGCCGGCAACATAATATACTGTGAGGAATCGACTACGGCGCCGGAACACTCCATTGAGGAGGCTGCAATATGGACGACAGCTCTGTGTCGCTTGCCACATCTAGCCCCACGGCCTACGGGAACCTCGCTCTCGACGTCCGGGACGTGCTGACGGGAGTCCAGGTACCGGAGTTCCGTTATCTCGTGAACGAGGACAACGTGGGCGATCCCCAAGTTGAACTGCCCGAAGACGAGCGCGACCCCAGCCTGTTTCCCTCCTTGAAACCGGGTGCGAGTTACAGCCCTGTTGTGCTGGCAGGGGAAGCCCGGGGGATGTCTACGGCGATATTTGCCCTGCCTGCCGGCAAGTACTTGGTTACCGTCCTGGCCCCGGGCTTTAAACTGGGTGGGACATGGGTGACGGTACCGCCCGGTGCGGACGTGACGGCCGAGGTCAAGCTCCATCCTCATCCCCTACCCCTGTCGCGCATACGGGTGCACGTTTTTCACGACAACCACCCGGTGAACGGCGAAGACGATTTTCCGTTGGAGATGGGGCTGGAAGGCTTTCGCATTACCGTTACTGATGCCGTCGGAGAAGTCACCGTCGACTATTTCGGCAACCCGCTCGGCACCGCGTACGAGCGTACCCCGGAGGGAAATATCGTCTTGGATGAGTTCGGCCGGCCGGTCCCTATTCCGGGCACGGGCGGGGTGGTTCTCACCGATGCCGCCGGGAACGCGCTCATCGATAATCTGGCTCCCGGTAAGTACGGGGTCCAGGCCATTCCGCCGGATGGGACGGACTGGATCCAAACCACTACAATTGAGGGAACCCATGTCATCGATGCTTGGATTGAAGAAGGCAACGACGGCTACAGCCCGCGGGAAGGCTTTCAGGCCCCCTTGGTCTGGATAGGATTCGTGCGGCCGCTGGATTTCCCGTCGCCCGGGTCAGAGAACACCGGTACGATAAAAGGGCGAGTGCGCACGATCATCGAGTTTATACCCCCCTTTAAACCGTTAACCTTGGGAGAGCCGGTAGACCGCCCTTGGCTGGCCCTCAGCGACATCGGCGCCGACGACCAGCAGGTCTACACCGGGCGGGGCGACAGCGACGGCACCTTTCTCATTCCCAACGTACCGCCGGGCGTGTACCAGCTCGCCATCTGGGATGAGCCGCTGGATCACATCATTTCCTTCCGCACAGTGGAGGTGGGGCCGAACCAAACCGTGGATCTCGGTGAAATCGGCATTCCGCGCTGGTTTGGGTATATTCAGGGCACGGTATTTATCGACCCCGACGGCGACGGCGTGCGGGAAGAGGGCGAACCGGGCATCCCCAACGTCGCCGTCAAGACGCGCTTCAAAGACGGCAGCGTGCAGTACACCACAGTGACCGACCCGCGGGGAGACTATCGGCTGGACGAAGTGTTCGAGCTGGAGCGTTTCGCCGTGGCGGAAGTCGGCTTCACCCGCCTGGCCCGCACCGGAGCCACCGGCACGCCGGACTTCGGCATTCCCCTGGTTGACCCCGCCAACCCGGGCGGGCTGTGCCGCGATGAGGCCGGGCATTACGTGCGCTGCCCGGAAACCTATCCGAAAGCGCTTACCCTGGCCGAGCTCACCTGGGCGGCGAAGACGAACCGGATCGACTGGGGTAAGAGGCCCTACATGGCGGCAGAAAACGGCGGCATCTCCGGCATGGTGTACTACGCCACCATGCGCAATGAAACCGACCCCCGGTATGCGATAGCCGAAGACTACGAACCCGGCATACCCGCCGTAACGCTCAATCTTTACCGAGCCGACGTTGACCCGGAAACCGGTCAGGTGGTCCAAGGAAAGCTCATCAACACGACGATCACCGATGCGTGGGAACACCCCACCGGCTGCATAGACCACGACGGCAATTCCGTGAACTGCACAGAGGTTCCGAATATCTCCAACCAGATCCGCCCGGGCGTTTTTGACGGAAGCTATGCCTTTGAGACTTATTGGGACCCCTTTTACGGTGCGCCCGGTGCCGTGGAAAAACCGCTTCCGCCTGGCTCTTACATCGTCGAGGTCGTTCCCCCGCCCGGCTATAAAACCCTGGGCGAAGGCGGGTCCACCAACAAGGAGCAGGGTGACGTCTTTGTCCCCTCTCCCAGGGCAGACCGGTTGCCGGGTCGGCCTGAAGGCAGCCAACTGCGCATCGCCCCGCCCCCGTTTTATTCACCACCGCCTCCGTTCTTTGAGTTCACCAAAAGGGTAGTGCGGGTGGCAAACGGGCTTAATGCCACCGCCGACTTCTTCTTGTACACCGACGTCCCCGTCCCGGGCCGGATAGTCGGTTTCCTGCTGGACGACGTAAACCTGGAGACAGATCCGGCTTTCATTTACTACGGCGAAAAGCGCGGCATTCCGAATACGCCGGTGGGCATCAGAGACTTCACCGGCCGCCTGCTGACCACGGTGCATTCGGATATCAACGGGATATTCGAAGTACTGTTGCCGTCCACCTATACCTGTAACCTTCCCACTCCCTCCGGCATCGCTCCCGGCATGTACCAGGTCGTCGGGAACGATCCGGGGGACCCGGACAGCCCCAACCCGAACTACAACCCCAACTACCAGTCGCTGAAAATGGTCTTCGACGTTTGGCCGGGTAAGACCACTTACGCCGACGTAGCTCTCTTCCCGATAACCGCCTTTGTCGCCGCCCCGGGGGTGCAGTTTGCCCAACCGCCTCAGTGCCGGGTGAGTCCGGACACACCGCAGATCTTCCGGGTAAGCCAAGTGTACGTCGACCTGCTCTCCCTCGATGACGGGCCCAGGACTTTCGACATCCTCGGCACGGGTTTTGGGGACGCGCCCGGCAGGGTCACCTTAAACGGCCAGGCCATCCCGGTGCTGGAGTGGACGCCCTTCCACGTAAGAGCTCTGGTTCCATATGGTTTTCAGCCGGCCGGCCCGGCGCAACTTTCCCTGAC
Coding sequences:
- a CDS encoding sigma-54-dependent Fis family transcriptional regulator; this translates as MKKGKTVEIADRPKICIATYTLRVGEVLRTQLEAFLGNRVEFEVHPLVSDVCCPIKGDLILVPGERWVGEVARVADRGTPILAIRRTLQRQGWEQVINLPSRTRAMLVNNEQEAAVETVALLYELGARHIQLTAVYPGSPVPNLGIAITPNEMQCVPSIVSKVVNIGDRVIDASTLLDIATRLQILDLDLSRTIAKHYQETVPRNPGLLAILDRLVATRKELELVLDLVQEGIITFDENERIKLFNKASEKLLKKEAWQSVGKTLWEVVPIFPLRTRDHVLDEVYSLGRNAFVVNKAWVEQDGKKTTGVITLRKTEEIQELDAKVRRALRRTGYIAKYSFEDIVGNSDAIRKCVTMAKSIARADGAVLICGESGTGKELFAQAIHNASARARYPFVAINCAALPDSLLESELFGYDEGAFTGAKKGGKPGLFEQAHCGTVFLDEIGDISPCLQAKLLRVLQEKEAMRVGGIGLVPVDVRIICATNKNLLEMVQQGLFRKDLYYRINVLPLTLPTLAQRIDDIPALVSHIMKRKGDERQVSPMVLDLFKRYRWPGNIRELENCIEYMMSMTDADLTVEDVPDYIAKSGMSDSCSNDQSGQNASIEPDVLSVLTKAYQMAQQGKSVGRRSIAAAMQADGIPITEARVRTCIKELSLADYVQVQKGRAGIRITAKGVHLVESVCPHLPHYHQ
- a CDS encoding sigma-70 family RNA polymerase sigma factor, translated to MHLRSLKRSRAEVSLYDPIGVDKEGNEVVLLDVLGTSADVVADLIESRFEKEKLYEKIRRLGRRERKVLELRYGLPCGGKKTQREIARLLGISRSYVSRIEKRALAKLCGELLREETYPSPSRNAVKGR
- a CDS encoding SdrD B-like domain-containing protein translates to MDDSSVSLATSSPTAYGNLALDVRDVLTGVQVPEFRYLVNEDNVGDPQVELPEDERDPSLFPSLKPGASYSPVVLAGEARGMSTAIFALPAGKYLVTVLAPGFKLGGTWVTVPPGADVTAEVKLHPHPLPLSRIRVHVFHDNHPVNGEDDFPLEMGLEGFRITVTDAVGEVTVDYFGNPLGTAYERTPEGNIVLDEFGRPVPIPGTGGVVLTDAAGNALIDNLAPGKYGVQAIPPDGTDWIQTTTIEGTHVIDAWIEEGNDGYSPREGFQAPLVWIGFVRPLDFPSPGSENTGTIKGRVRTIIEFIPPFKPLTLGEPVDRPWLALSDIGADDQQVYTGRGDSDGTFLIPNVPPGVYQLAIWDEPLDHIISFRTVEVGPNQTVDLGEIGIPRWFGYIQGTVFIDPDGDGVREEGEPGIPNVAVKTRFKDGSVQYTTVTDPRGDYRLDEVFELERFAVAEVGFTRLARTGATGTPDFGIPLVDPANPGGLCRDEAGHYVRCPETYPKALTLAELTWAAKTNRIDWGKRPYMAAENGGISGMVYYATMRNETDPRYAIAEDYEPGIPAVTLNLYRADVDPETGQVVQGKLINTTITDAWEHPTGCIDHDGNSVNCTEVPNISNQIRPGVFDGSYAFETYWDPFYGAPGAVEKPLPPGSYIVEVVPPPGYKTLGEGGSTNKEQGDVFVPSPRADRLPGRPEGSQLRIAPPPFYSPPPPFFEFTKRVVRVANGLNATADFFLYTDVPVPGRIVGFLLDDVNLETDPAFIYYGEKRGIPNTPVGIRDFTGRLLTTVHSDINGIFEVLLPSTYTCNLPTPSGIAPGMYQVVGNDPGDPDSPNPNYNPNYQSLKMVFDVWPGKTTYADVALFPITAFVAAPGVQFAQPPQCRVSPDTPQIFRVSQVYVDLLSLDDGPRTFDILGTGFGDAPGRVTLNGQAIPVLEWTPFHVRALVPYGFQPAGPAQLSLTNAAGKGSCTGITMHLLMEGVYRPNLAVVAQDGTGRYGSIQAAIDNEPDGTVVVVKPGIYYESPILYKNIKLQGMGSGGIRADGSGVQGSVIDGRFFLSYQQEWLAKLESIDFDGPEQVPPGQVKDISSGQAITVVAKSGAFRADFAPQIDGFTITGTRGEDAGGIYIHAHADYLVVSNNIIQSNGGGFGGGITIGRAYAGDNYNANIHIHHNRVLNNGGISLAGGIGIFNGARNYHIEYNDICGNYSAEYGGGISHYGYSPGGKIHHNRVLFNASFDEGGGIFIGGEQPVPPATLTRGSGEVEIFNNLIQGNIANDDGGGIRLLQPLDFRINIYNNIIANNVSTDLGGGLALDDASNVAIFNNTIAKNISTATAEDSDGRPHGAGLVSEANSAAFQAYLPPGSPAFSNPVLFNNIFWDNRAGTYNQSLNGGRGGIAGIGAPGDPEPVRVLDLEVFGAPGKLNPEYCSLSQPYEGGSNNLTGNPAFVAEYDTRLTAVAFNMEPDFRSVKIVTAVPELEGDYHLKSTSPVIDRGAAQVVRDKEVFSAPADDFDGHRRPQGAGYDIGADEVVAAG